A single Halarcobacter anaerophilus DNA region contains:
- a CDS encoding response regulator has translation MKKRNVLIAEDNQIIAQDLKIAINKFGFNITDLVSNEVEVKNSIKKNKPDIILMDISLNDKKNGIDIVKDIYLKEYIPVIYLTAVESDEVVSKALETSPIAYLTKPYRSTELKSALNLSLSKKTQTRFHLDKRYIDLGFDYSFDYKNLHLYYKNKVQKLSSKELKFLTLLIEAKGALVSFDTIENNVWDAEPISNDAIRLMVFRLRKKLNFRLFESVFAYGFRLYKNIKF, from the coding sequence ATGAAGAAAAGAAATGTTCTTATTGCAGAAGATAACCAAATTATTGCACAAGATTTAAAAATAGCAATCAACAAATTTGGTTTTAATATCACCGATCTAGTTTCAAATGAAGTTGAAGTAAAAAATAGTATTAAAAAAAATAAACCTGATATAATACTTATGGATATTTCACTAAATGATAAAAAAAATGGAATAGATATAGTAAAAGATATCTATTTAAAAGAGTATATACCGGTAATATACCTAACGGCTGTTGAAAGTGATGAAGTAGTAAGTAAAGCTTTAGAAACCTCTCCTATTGCTTACCTTACCAAACCTTATAGAAGTACTGAATTAAAAAGCGCACTTAACTTAAGTTTATCAAAAAAAACTCAAACTAGATTTCACTTAGATAAAAGATATATTGATCTTGGATTTGATTACAGTTTTGATTATAAAAACTTACATCTATACTATAAAAACAAAGTTCAAAAATTAAGTTCTAAAGAGTTAAAATTTTTAACTTTATTGATTGAAGCAAAAGGCGCTCTTGTCTCATTTGATACTATAGAAAACAATGTATGGGATGCTGAACCCATCAGCAATGATGCTATAAGACTAATGGTGTTTAGATTAAGAAAAAAATTAAATTTTAGATTGTTTGAGAGCGTATTTGCTTATGGATTTAGACTATATAAAAATATAAAATTTTAA
- a CDS encoding GNAT family N-acetyltransferase, which yields MYYRIIDQDIKVFLSIPKFADELFSLTDKNRNFLRKWLPWLDSIKTKDDTKKFIILQLEKFSKGEALHQSIFYKENIVGVLGFNSIENGVGVIGYWLDKEHENLGIMTKCVKELIKLGFEYLELKKVEIHCATHNKKSQAIPKRLGFKEEKNLKKDAEKLEGVYYDQIIYSLKRDALVF from the coding sequence ATGTATTATAGAATCATAGATCAAGATATAAAAGTTTTTTTATCTATACCTAAATTTGCCGATGAGCTTTTTTCCCTTACAGATAAAAATCGTAATTTTTTAAGAAAATGGCTTCCATGGTTAGACTCAATAAAAACTAAAGATGATACTAAAAAATTTATAATTTTACAGCTTGAAAAGTTTTCAAAAGGTGAAGCTTTACACCAAAGCATTTTTTACAAAGAAAATATTGTCGGTGTTTTAGGTTTTAACAGTATTGAAAACGGTGTAGGTGTTATAGGTTATTGGCTAGATAAAGAGCATGAAAATCTTGGGATTATGACAAAATGTGTAAAAGAGTTGATAAAACTAGGGTTTGAATATCTTGAATTAAAAAAAGTAGAAATACATTGTGCAACACACAATAAAAAAAGCCAAGCCATACCTAAAAGACTCGGGTTTAAAGAGGAAAAAAATTTAAAAAAAGATGCAGAAAAACTAGAAGGAGTTTATTATGATCAGATAATATACTCCCTTAAAAGAGATGCTTTAGTTTTTTAA
- a CDS encoding carboxymuconolactone decarboxylase family protein, with protein MKKIVVLCILVILQTVSLMADSTKGLEMKSERFKIGWEKLKEIDGSAGENVISSLKDIAPQFADLLIEFPFADIYTRKELDLKSREIATIAALTAMGNAKPQLKVHIQAALNVGLTQKEIIEIIMQMSVYSGFPSALNGLFAAKEVFEEQK; from the coding sequence ATGAAAAAGATTGTAGTTCTTTGTATTTTGGTTATTTTACAAACCGTATCGCTTATGGCAGATTCAACAAAAGGATTGGAAATGAAATCAGAAAGATTTAAAATAGGTTGGGAAAAATTAAAAGAGATAGACGGCAGTGCAGGTGAAAATGTAATAAGTTCACTAAAAGATATAGCACCCCAGTTTGCAGATTTGCTTATAGAATTCCCGTTTGCGGATATATATACAAGAAAAGAGCTTGACCTAAAATCAAGGGAAATAGCTACAATAGCAGCACTTACAGCTATGGGAAATGCAAAACCTCAATTAAAAGTGCATATTCAAGCAGCATTAAATGTAGGATTGACCCAAAAAGAGATTATAGAAATCATAATGCAAATGTCAGTTTATAGCGGTTTTCCATCTGCTTTAAACGGTTTGTTTGCAGCAAAAGAGGTTTTTGAAGAACAAAAATAG
- a CDS encoding helix-turn-helix domain-containing protein: protein MKVYENIEQFYQRNKLDFIPKNSLGHFNVFKRAKATTSQITYNKRDYFKITLLKGKIKINYADKTVQSDNYALMFSDPLVPYSWEPIDENQGGYFCIFTESFFSKFGQIRDYPVFQTNQNKVFILDDFALNEVEKIYLKMLEEIKSDYIYKEDVLKNLVFELIHYAMKIQPASIVNLEKEEKKSKIYLLFNELLQRQFPIESIYQRLELKSAADFAKQLNIHTNHLNKVLKENTNKTTSELIAQRVLQEAKILLKHTTYNISDISFCLGFEEPSYFINFFKKRENTTPLKYRKSVII from the coding sequence ATGAAAGTTTATGAAAATATTGAGCAGTTTTATCAAAGAAACAAATTAGATTTTATCCCTAAAAACTCTCTTGGTCATTTTAATGTTTTTAAAAGAGCCAAAGCTACGACTTCACAAATAACTTACAATAAAAGGGATTATTTTAAAATCACTTTATTAAAAGGGAAAATCAAAATTAATTATGCAGATAAAACTGTGCAAAGTGATAATTATGCTTTAATGTTTTCAGATCCTTTAGTTCCTTATAGTTGGGAGCCTATAGATGAAAACCAAGGCGGATATTTTTGTATTTTTACAGAATCTTTTTTTAGTAAATTTGGACAAATAAGAGATTATCCCGTATTTCAGACAAATCAAAACAAAGTGTTTATCTTAGATGATTTTGCACTTAACGAAGTAGAAAAAATCTATCTTAAAATGCTTGAAGAGATAAAGTCTGACTATATTTACAAAGAAGATGTTTTAAAAAACTTGGTTTTTGAACTTATACATTATGCCATGAAAATCCAACCTGCTTCAATAGTAAATTTAGAAAAAGAAGAGAAGAAATCAAAAATATATTTACTCTTTAATGAACTTCTACAAAGGCAATTTCCTATTGAATCTATTTATCAAAGACTTGAGCTAAAAAGTGCCGCAGATTTTGCAAAACAGTTAAATATTCATACAAATCATTTAAACAAAGTTCTAAAAGAGAATACGAATAAGACAACCTCCGAACTTATAGCCCAAAGAGTTTTGCAAGAAGCAAAGATTTTGCTCAAACACACAACTTATAATATCTCGGATATCTCTTTTTGTTTAGGATTTGAAGAGCCTTCTTATTTTATAAACTTCTTTAAAAAAAGAGAAAATACAACTCCTTTGAAATATAGAAAATCAGTAATTATTTGA
- a CDS encoding GGDEF domain-containing protein: MKQNIKKVIEVGINQETDSWLAGKIKLVNIISLANFIFILWMILFDLFINKNHYLSIVLLGISFIMLIPYYLNYKKRYIASRLVFLSFAYFCICFLAVIFGKEFYFQYYLVPGVGMSLIFFRDEIGNKKWLFTLAGVPLWALLEFWFANYPAFIILDGKYVSAISYFSSFLIFVTAILMFGTFTHESDNQLKNISKMNKKFKQLANIDPLTNLYNRRFVDQQLNYLFDLAKNQNGFLGFVIFDIDFFKKVNDTYGHDAGDKVLQMIAKLADENFRETDLVGRIGGEEFCIVFTNTNKENVLKIVERFRKEIEEQVVQYEEKDIKVTSSFGISYFSNNLNSCEELFKNADTALYEAKRSGRNRIYEYKKDL; the protein is encoded by the coding sequence ATGAAACAAAACATAAAAAAAGTTATTGAAGTAGGAATAAATCAAGAGACGGATTCTTGGTTGGCGGGGAAAATAAAACTTGTAAATATAATCTCTTTAGCAAATTTTATTTTTATATTATGGATGATTTTATTTGATCTTTTTATAAATAAAAATCACTATTTGTCTATTGTTCTTTTAGGAATCAGTTTTATTATGTTGATTCCTTATTATTTAAATTACAAAAAAAGATATATAGCTTCAAGGCTTGTTTTTCTTAGTTTTGCTTATTTTTGTATCTGCTTTTTGGCTGTAATTTTTGGAAAAGAGTTTTATTTTCAATACTATTTGGTTCCAGGAGTTGGTATGTCTTTAATCTTTTTTAGGGATGAAATAGGAAATAAAAAATGGCTTTTTACTTTAGCAGGAGTTCCTTTATGGGCTCTTTTAGAGTTTTGGTTTGCAAATTATCCTGCTTTTATCATACTTGATGGAAAATATGTTAGTGCAATCTCATATTTTAGCAGTTTTCTTATTTTCGTAACGGCAATACTTATGTTTGGAACTTTTACCCATGAAAGCGATAATCAGTTAAAAAATATCTCTAAAATGAATAAAAAATTTAAACAATTAGCAAATATTGATCCTCTGACAAATCTTTATAATCGCCGTTTTGTAGATCAACAGTTGAATTATTTGTTTGATTTAGCCAAAAATCAAAACGGTTTCTTGGGATTTGTAATTTTTGATATAGATTTTTTTAAAAAAGTAAATGATACATACGGGCATGATGCAGGAGACAAAGTTTTACAAATGATTGCCAAATTGGCAGATGAAAACTTTAGAGAAACTGATTTGGTAGGAAGAATAGGCGGTGAAGAGTTTTGTATTGTTTTTACAAATACAAATAAAGAAAATGTTTTAAAAATAGTAGAACGATTTCGTAAAGAGATTGAAGAACAAGTTGTACAATATGAAGAAAAAGATATAAAAGTTACTTCAAGTTTCGGTATCAGTTATTTTTCAAATAATCTAAACAGCTGTGAAGAGTTATTCAAAAATGCCGATACAGCTTTATATGAAGCAAAAAGAAGTGGAAGAAATCGTATTTATGAGTATAAAAAGGATTTATAA
- a CDS encoding DUF4282 domain-containing protein — protein sequence MIDFFNFNTIITPYIISFVYIFGAVAVPFIVYYFFKKYKFEINNAKFRLYIFIIFIFLELFWRIFCEFFMVYFKIYLALS from the coding sequence ATGATTGATTTTTTTAATTTTAATACCATAATAACACCTTATATAATAAGTTTTGTTTATATATTCGGTGCAGTTGCCGTACCTTTTATAGTTTATTATTTTTTCAAAAAGTATAAATTTGAAATAAATAATGCAAAATTCAGGTTATATATTTTTATCATTTTTATTTTTTTAGAACTGTTTTGGCGGATATTTTGTGAATTTTTTATGGTCTATTTTAAAATATATTTGGCTTTGAGTTAA
- the pdxR gene encoding MocR-like pyridoxine biosynthesis transcription factor PdxR, producing the protein MYEVNSSLEKPIYVQLYEQIKEDIKNNLKAGEKLPSIRKMATEYKISKNTIQSAYNQLYAEGYIESHPQKGYFVSENLYENFDKFEEITIHKKAAEKNIKYDFYPACLSEDIFPKKTWLRLYSKVLKSDLNLGIYYNSQGDIELRTQIAKYLQNSRAVKCSFENIVITSGFADSMHIILALLKKSITKIAFETPSYRVAKKIFEQNCFELEEIPVGIHGIDLKTLKNSKANLLYITPSHQYNFGVTTPIAKRIEIINWAKKNNCYIIEDDYDSELSYNNRPIPAMQGINNNKQVIYTGTFSKSFSPSLRVAYLVLPPKILEMYKKEFDYSFSTVPIDIQKTLALFIKEGFWDRHLRKVRTQNKKKHDILKEALNSKIGKEIKILREGSGLNLLIEPLINIDFEKLKEKAIENQIKIYTRDLGNNRQTLSMGFGGFKENDIKKAVEIFEKVWQKVKKKEVD; encoded by the coding sequence ATGTATGAAGTTAACTCAAGTTTGGAAAAACCAATCTATGTTCAACTATATGAACAGATAAAAGAGGATATAAAAAACAATCTAAAAGCGGGAGAAAAACTTCCCTCAATCAGAAAAATGGCTACTGAATACAAAATAAGCAAAAATACGATTCAAAGTGCTTATAATCAACTTTATGCAGAAGGTTATATAGAGAGTCATCCTCAAAAAGGATATTTTGTAAGTGAAAATCTGTATGAAAATTTTGATAAATTTGAAGAGATAACTATTCATAAAAAAGCTGCTGAGAAAAATATAAAATATGATTTTTATCCAGCTTGCCTAAGTGAGGATATTTTTCCTAAAAAAACTTGGCTGAGACTCTATAGTAAAGTTTTAAAAAGTGATTTAAATCTTGGAATTTATTATAACAGTCAAGGAGATATTGAACTTAGAACGCAAATTGCAAAATACCTGCAAAACTCCCGAGCAGTAAAATGCAGTTTTGAAAATATAGTTATTACAAGTGGTTTTGCAGATTCTATGCATATAATTTTAGCCCTTTTAAAAAAAAGTATCACAAAAATTGCTTTTGAAACTCCAAGTTACAGAGTCGCAAAAAAAATTTTTGAACAAAATTGCTTTGAACTAGAAGAGATTCCCGTAGGAATTCATGGAATTGATTTAAAAACTTTAAAAAATTCAAAAGCAAATCTGCTTTATATTACACCTTCACATCAATACAATTTCGGAGTTACGACACCTATTGCAAAAAGAATTGAGATAATAAATTGGGCAAAAAAGAACAACTGCTATATTATTGAAGATGATTATGACAGTGAGCTAAGCTATAACAATCGCCCAATACCTGCAATGCAGGGAATAAACAATAACAAACAAGTAATATATACGGGAACTTTTTCAAAATCTTTTTCTCCTTCTTTACGTGTTGCTTATTTGGTTTTGCCTCCTAAAATTTTAGAAATGTATAAAAAAGAGTTTGATTACTCTTTCTCAACTGTACCTATTGATATTCAAAAAACTTTGGCTCTATTTATAAAAGAGGGTTTTTGGGATAGACACCTAAGAAAAGTAAGAACTCAAAATAAGAAAAAGCATGATATTTTAAAAGAGGCTTTAAACTCAAAAATAGGAAAAGAGATAAAAATATTAAGAGAAGGAAGCGGCTTAAATCTTCTAATTGAACCTCTGATAAATATAGATTTTGAAAAATTAAAAGAAAAAGCAATTGAAAATCAAATAAAAATATACACAAGAGATTTAGGCAATAATAGACAAACACTTAGTATGGGCTTTGGAGGCTTTAAAGAAAATGATATAAAAAAAGCCGTTGAAATTTTTGAGAAAGTTTGGCAAAAAGTGAAAAAGAAAGAAGTTGATTAG
- a CDS encoding pyridoxamine 5'-phosphate oxidase family protein, with translation MKSQVEIKDKKMIDEILNSVEYGTLALCSDNKPYSVPVNFVYNENIIYFHGAKKGKTKDYIKENNLASLSVVEPYSVIQSYFSSESGLACPATYFYKSVSCDGKIEFVLDYEEKVKALQLLMQKLQPEGKYLPLDNEVYQKHINVTEVFKLNIDELKGKLKLGQHLPKERFDMIIEYLNNRGYEIDKKTIEQMQANKVEENI, from the coding sequence TTGAAATCACAAGTTGAAATAAAAGATAAAAAAATGATTGATGAGATTTTAAACAGTGTTGAGTATGGAACACTTGCTTTGTGTTCTGATAATAAGCCTTATAGTGTTCCTGTTAATTTTGTTTATAATGAGAATATAATATATTTTCATGGAGCAAAAAAAGGTAAAACCAAAGATTATATAAAAGAGAACAATCTTGCTTCTCTTAGTGTAGTTGAACCATATTCTGTAATTCAGTCTTATTTCAGTTCTGAAAGTGGATTGGCTTGTCCTGCAACTTATTTTTATAAATCAGTTAGCTGTGACGGTAAAATTGAGTTTGTATTAGATTATGAGGAAAAAGTAAAAGCTTTACAGCTCTTAATGCAAAAATTACAACCCGAAGGTAAATATTTGCCTTTGGATAATGAAGTTTATCAAAAACATATTAATGTAACCGAAGTTTTTAAATTAAATATAGATGAATTAAAAGGAAAGTTAAAACTTGGACAACATCTTCCTAAAGAGAGATTCGATATGATTATAGAGTATTTAAATAACAGAGGTTATGAAATAGATAAAAAAACTATTGAACAAATGCAAGCTAATAAAGTAGAGGAAAATATATGA
- a CDS encoding antibiotic biosynthesis monooxygenase family protein, with translation MISDTPKPPYYAVIFTSVRTLGDNGYSKMADKMLELASKQEGFLGAESAREEIGITVSYWKDLESIKKWKKNTAHLEAQKKGQELWYKSYKTRISKVERDYSF, from the coding sequence ATGATTTCGGATACGCCAAAGCCGCCATATTATGCCGTAATCTTTACTTCAGTTAGAACTTTAGGAGATAATGGATATTCTAAAATGGCTGATAAAATGCTTGAATTAGCCTCTAAACAAGAGGGATTTTTAGGTGCAGAATCAGCAAGAGAAGAGATAGGTATAACAGTATCTTATTGGAAAGATTTGGAGAGCATAAAAAAATGGAAAAAAAATACTGCTCATCTTGAAGCCCAGAAAAAAGGCCAAGAACTTTGGTATAAAAGTTATAAAACAAGAATTTCAAAAGTTGAAAGAGATTACAGTTTTTAA
- a CDS encoding Crp/Fnr family transcriptional regulator — translation MNTNLEQIFNLLKKTLDSYYPISDNTWNEFKNICTVRELKKNEYAFDVYDKVNAISFVYKGLFRTFSFNEKGEEYTKNFFWETRIYGPMVAMLNNKPLSSIVQAIEDSIVVDIQHDKYRELLEKYDDLKMYHILYLEKHWILQKDESGYSLVLEDAKQRYKRFKEEFGHIISRLPQYHIASYLGISPTHLSRIRKSLKEEN, via the coding sequence ATGAATACAAATTTAGAACAAATATTTAATTTACTTAAAAAAACATTAGACTCTTACTACCCTATTTCCGATAATACTTGGAATGAATTTAAAAATATATGCACCGTAAGAGAATTGAAAAAAAATGAATATGCTTTTGATGTTTATGATAAGGTAAATGCAATAAGCTTTGTATACAAAGGGCTTTTTAGAACTTTTTCTTTTAATGAAAAAGGTGAAGAGTATACAAAAAACTTTTTTTGGGAAACCAGAATTTACGGACCTATGGTTGCAATGTTAAATAACAAACCTTTAAGTTCTATTGTTCAAGCAATAGAAGATTCAATAGTTGTAGATATACAACATGACAAATACAGAGAACTTTTGGAAAAATATGATGATTTGAAAATGTATCATATTTTATATTTGGAAAAACACTGGATACTTCAAAAAGATGAGAGCGGTTACTCTTTAGTTCTAGAAGATGCAAAACAGAGATATAAAAGATTTAAAGAGGAGTTTGGACATATTATTTCAAGACTTCCTCAATATCATATTGCCTCTTATTTAGGAATTTCTCCTACACATTTAAGCCGTATTAGAAAGTCTTTAAAAGAAGAGAATTAA
- a CDS encoding DMT family transporter — translation MSKDLNAHLLIIIATLLVGGSFIVSQNLSGIIDPISITLLRFVIASLVLAPLVLFKKEFRIKIIPTFKRAMIISFFYSVFFIGLFTSLEYTTALNTGTIFTLVPLLTAFLSIIVFKQKIPFKQYLVYFIGILGTCIVVFKGNLELFLSLSLNKGDILFLFSISSMALYSICAKYFYKKDDKLIVLVFMTLVGGCIWMFLALVFLNIPLQWEKIDSKQFLYLGYLSIAATLITSYLYQKGTVILGPKKVMAYTYLNPASIALLLVLFGSSIINLWMSLGILISSFSTLILLKGK, via the coding sequence ATGTCAAAAGATTTAAATGCGCATTTATTGATTATAATAGCGACTCTTTTAGTAGGAGGATCCTTTATCGTCTCCCAAAACTTATCTGGTATAATTGATCCAATCTCTATTACTCTGCTTAGATTTGTAATCGCATCTTTGGTTTTAGCACCCTTGGTTCTTTTTAAAAAAGAGTTTAGAATAAAGATTATTCCTACATTTAAAAGAGCTATGATAATAAGCTTTTTTTATTCGGTATTTTTTATAGGACTTTTTACCTCTTTAGAGTACACGACTGCATTAAACACAGGAACGATTTTTACTCTTGTTCCACTACTTACTGCCTTTTTATCAATAATTGTTTTTAAACAAAAAATACCGTTTAAACAATATCTTGTATATTTTATAGGAATATTGGGAACTTGTATTGTAGTATTTAAAGGTAATTTGGAACTTTTTTTATCATTGTCCTTAAATAAAGGAGATATTCTTTTTTTATTTTCTATTAGTTCTATGGCTTTATACTCTATTTGTGCAAAATATTTTTATAAAAAAGACGACAAGTTAATTGTTTTGGTTTTTATGACATTAGTAGGAGGTTGCATTTGGATGTTTTTAGCTTTGGTTTTTCTAAATATACCCTTACAATGGGAAAAAATCGACAGTAAACAGTTTTTATATTTAGGATATTTAAGTATTGCTGCAACTTTAATTACTTCATATTTATATCAAAAAGGAACGGTAATCTTAGGACCTAAAAAAGTTATGGCATATACATATTTAAATCCGGCATCGATTGCTCTGCTTTTAGTGCTGTTTGGCAGCAGCATAATAAATCTTTGGATGTCTTTAGGTATTTTGATTTCATCATTTTCGACACTTATATTATTAAAGGGTAAATAA
- a CDS encoding VIT1/CCC1 transporter family protein: MDILSNEKNLKKALTQQQNEINDYTIYKALAKCQKDKENKEIFGKIANEEKGHYDFWYGITKQHLNAQKLLVWWYILLVRLFGTSFALKSLEKREAGAEEFYKELFVIYPESRKIYHQEVQHEFELIDMLNDKKLVYAGAIVLGMNDALVELTGTLSGIAFAFDKSLVVGLTGLIMGIAASLSMAGSAYLEAKENPSETIKPLTYSLYTGVSYIITTAILVAPFFIFETMAYSLIVMFLCAFLAILSYTFYISVAKDLSFSKRVIQMSAITFGVAIISFLIGYLVKTYLGIEI, from the coding sequence ATGGATATATTATCAAATGAAAAAAATCTAAAAAAAGCATTGACTCAACAACAAAACGAGATAAATGATTATACTATTTACAAGGCTTTGGCAAAATGTCAAAAAGATAAAGAGAACAAAGAGATTTTTGGAAAAATAGCAAATGAAGAGAAAGGTCATTATGATTTTTGGTATGGTATCACAAAGCAGCATCTAAATGCACAAAAACTGTTGGTTTGGTGGTATATTTTACTTGTAAGATTATTCGGTACCTCTTTTGCTTTAAAATCTTTGGAAAAAAGAGAAGCTGGGGCAGAAGAGTTTTATAAAGAGCTTTTTGTAATTTATCCGGAATCAAGAAAAATATATCATCAAGAGGTTCAGCATGAGTTTGAATTAATAGATATGTTAAATGATAAAAAATTGGTTTATGCAGGAGCTATCGTTTTAGGTATGAATGATGCTTTAGTAGAATTAACGGGAACCTTAAGCGGAATTGCTTTTGCTTTTGACAAGAGTTTAGTTGTAGGACTTACAGGGCTTATTATGGGGATTGCTGCTTCTTTGTCTATGGCTGGTTCTGCTTATCTTGAAGCAAAAGAGAATCCTAGTGAAACTATTAAACCTCTTACATACTCTTTATATACGGGAGTTTCATATATTATTACAACGGCAATTTTGGTTGCACCTTTTTTTATTTTTGAAACAATGGCTTATTCTTTGATTGTGATGTTTCTTTGTGCCTTTTTGGCGATTTTATCTTATACTTTTTATATAAGTGTTGCAAAAGATTTAAGTTTTTCAAAAAGGGTTATTCAAATGTCGGCAATAACTTTTGGTGTTGCTATAATATCTTTTTTGATTGGATATCTTGTAAAAACATATTTGGGAATAGAGATTTAA
- a CDS encoding GNAT family N-acetyltransferase yields the protein MDFETVNLNDLQNRYFAQAWKLYENSFPKDERRTFNEQKTVSKDEKYKALGIIKDNELLAILFFWIFDKNVFIEHFAVNSAFRGQAFGSKILKSFLSKYENVVLEIELIKDEICEKRLNFYKKFDFVVNEYRHFQIPFRKDSKELELLLLSHKKPLSKEQYKVLYTQMKNSLTLK from the coding sequence ATGGATTTTGAAACAGTAAATTTAAATGATCTTCAAAACAGATATTTTGCCCAAGCTTGGAAACTTTATGAAAACTCTTTCCCAAAAGATGAAAGAAGAACATTTAATGAACAAAAAACGGTCTCAAAAGATGAAAAATATAAAGCCTTGGGAATAATAAAAGATAATGAACTTTTGGCTATTCTGTTTTTTTGGATTTTTGATAAAAATGTATTTATAGAACATTTTGCAGTAAACAGTGCTTTTAGAGGACAGGCTTTTGGTTCAAAAATATTAAAAAGTTTTTTGTCAAAATATGAAAATGTAGTTTTGGAAATTGAACTTATAAAAGATGAAATTTGTGAGAAAAGATTAAATTTTTATAAAAAATTTGATTTTGTCGTAAATGAGTATAGGCATTTTCAAATTCCTTTTAGAAAAGATTCCAAAGAGTTGGAACTTCTACTTTTATCTCATAAAAAGCCATTGTCAAAAGAGCAATATAAAGTTTTATATACTCAAATGAAAAACTCATTAACATTAAAATAA
- a CDS encoding peroxiredoxin has protein sequence MDAYDAKTGHYTEVSSEDYKGKWHVVCFYPADFTFVCPTEIAAMNAKYDEFQELGVEILAVSTDTKFSHKRFVETEPLLKDLKLTIGADGTGEVSRAFGVMIEEEGQALRGRFLINPDGVVVAQEVQAPMVGRNVKEFLRQVKAWQHASKTGEVCPAGWTPGKKTLPVNTDVEQMTGRVGDYITIDEIMA, from the coding sequence ATGGATGCATATGATGCAAAAACAGGTCATTATACAGAAGTTAGCAGTGAAGACTATAAAGGTAAATGGCATGTAGTTTGTTTTTATCCGGCAGATTTTACCTTTGTTTGTCCAACAGAGATTGCGGCAATGAATGCAAAATATGATGAGTTTCAAGAGTTAGGAGTAGAGATTTTAGCAGTATCAACAGATACAAAATTTTCTCACAAAAGATTTGTAGAGACTGAGCCATTATTAAAAGATTTAAAACTAACAATAGGTGCAGACGGTACAGGAGAAGTAAGTAGAGCATTTGGAGTAATGATAGAAGAGGAAGGACAAGCACTAAGAGGAAGATTTTTAATAAATCCAGACGGTGTAGTTGTAGCACAAGAGGTACAAGCTCCAATGGTAGGAAGAAACGTAAAAGAGTTTTTAAGACAAGTAAAAGCTTGGCAACATGCAAGTAAAACAGGAGAAGTTTGTCCTGCTGGATGGACTCCTGGTAAAAAAACACTTCCGGTTAATACTGACGTTGAGCAAATGACTGGTAGAGTCGGTGATTATATTACTATTGATGAAATTATGGCTTAA
- a CDS encoding RNA polymerase sigma factor → MGFEKFMLEHYEEISYYILKLTGDKNLAKDLTQETYAKVLEVRKNQNIAVKKAYLYKIAQNLVIDKTRRDKILPQTTYEEDEHSIPEKERPESIVSSEFREEKLKECIKNLSTQNKKAFVLYYYKGYTRKEIAKIMNISTNAVEKNISRAILKIKEQIKKDF, encoded by the coding sequence TTGGGTTTTGAAAAATTTATGCTTGAACATTATGAAGAGATATCTTATTATATTTTAAAATTAACGGGAGATAAAAACTTAGCAAAGGATTTAACACAAGAGACTTACGCTAAGGTTTTAGAAGTAAGAAAAAATCAAAATATTGCAGTAAAAAAGGCTTATTTATATAAGATTGCACAAAATTTGGTAATAGATAAAACAAGAAGAGATAAGATTTTACCTCAAACAACATATGAAGAGGATGAACATTCAATCCCTGAAAAAGAGAGACCTGAAAGTATTGTATCTTCAGAATTCAGAGAGGAAAAATTAAAAGAGTGTATAAAAAATCTCTCAACACAAAACAAAAAAGCTTTTGTCCTTTATTACTATAAAGGATATACCAGAAAAGAGATTGCTAAGATTATGAATATAAGTACGAATGCTGTTGAAAAAAATATTTCAAGAGCCATTTTAAAAATAAAAGAACAAATTAAGAAAGATTTCTAA